In the Corythoichthys intestinalis isolate RoL2023-P3 chromosome 12, ASM3026506v1, whole genome shotgun sequence genome, one interval contains:
- the si:dkey-91i10.2 gene encoding uncharacterized protein si:dkey-91i10.2, translated as MPDVRPSPACDHHPSAHTPGCHPSEMEPCVSHMPPYAAPLSAFPRHRAPGHHQWFPLASRCNSSTLLSNLRHCPGQAGPAGTESRPDVLTGGRLYRSMENLNWNPVLESSLCSSSEFILRYTAASHWYDGPPDGSNPESLAYYPQHSPRRKDVPIFPQLLFPSGVDEWDARKGLREKLRLQSARSAVEPVKTIPLRTTESAPADPNLGCRRAGARLTCRDEIKQEVLRKLQLRRQNSSPNLAVHAAPCSAKVLPMCRTSAPILGGDSVHRSVPLARLYIPTFEEFKKMRMKDQNQVSTAGSDVSGPQCPTAGDGINSPIRIGPSPRTPLQSSSQGGSGDNGRRRRSSLEPVGSVPFLPRKDRGGRPSSCCPALLLEGTDLSSYGAKFYKMKDGLIGSALDLIKKSCSADISSEAPVRLSAERDRDATATPRQPPAAVSMATAAGAEAGHQTPAAAAEEEDGEGEGAGECLPGVCRRSSSDATYERSQAAGDCRLRARRVDLMPANDEMKAKMDDASHGRYHRRERDSAPAALRGHSEPPRDERPVGSDELLSSERRPGRGRRHRWSTISSLSADSGVVGLSEEDDNNGEPRRRRRGAEVERADSGIGPGLSRAWKRPPLCADCGRRDEASDGQSACERCAKSRAERKEAVLEFLNTECSYGEDLRIIKEEFYEPMRGAGLLSAEQLAVVFANVQELGDVNERFTEHLQDAIEHALDRGDEDLLTVSVGEIFLEFVNMLPAFQTYCLQQSASVNMLNALEKEKELLRIFLDVSQNDNTALRRMNLRSFLMAPLQRVTKYPLLLSRLLKVTPEKHPEFGRLREAKSRVEAHLEHINTKTKQQDGNGVASWSLRSFRRDSRKSREPVDAEMREASIKTLGWTREDARFVMEGPLQLSQPADGQWVKKGSKALKFQNVQSLLVVRTQPCQAGESVQDGVLVLIKDKSGGKFTVMREPIRLANCVVSMDPECQDTFEVLDIRREAFVFRAADKSRTHNWFNQMKRYARDLGAWRKRRNALPNIMINTAQSRS; from the exons ATGCCAGACGTGAGGCCTTCACCGGCATGTGACCACCACCCCTCCGCCCACACACCTGGTTGCCACCCTTCAGAGATGGAACCTTGTGTCTCACACATGCCCCCATACGCCGCCCCGCTTTCTGCCTTCCCCCGGCACCGAGCCCCAGGCCACCATCAGTGGTTCCCGCTTGCATCCCGGTGTAACAGCAGCACCTTGCTGTCTAACTTAAGACACTGTCCTGGTCAAGCAGGCCCCGCAGGGACAGAGTCAAGGCCAGATGTCCTCACAGGGGGGCGGCTGTACCGCAGTATGGAGAACTTGAACTGGAACCCGGTACTAGAATCAAGTCTGTGCTCGTCTAGTGAGTTTATCTTGCGCTACACGGCTGCTAGTCACTGGTATGACGGCCCACCAGATGGGTCCAACCCGGAGAGTCTAGCGTATTACCCTCAACACAGTCCCCGCAGGAAGGACGTACCCATTTTTCCACAGTTGCTATTTCCCAGCGGAGTGGATGAATGGGATGCCAGAAAAGGTCTCAGGGAAAAGCTCCGCCTCCAGAGTGCAAGGTCGGCAGTAGAGCCTGTTAAGACCATACCCCTGAGGACCACGGAATCCGCCCCTGCAGATCCGAACTTGGGGTGCCGGCGGGCTGGGGCGCGTCTCACTTGCCGTGATGAGATCAAACAGGAAGTTCTGAGGAAACTTCAATTGCGGCGGCAGAACAGTAGCCCCAATCTGGCTGTCCACGCAGCTCCATGTAGCGCAAAAGTGCTACCAATGTGCCGCACTTCAGCCCCCATTTTGGGAGGTGACAGCGTCCACCGAAGTGTTCCCCTTGCACGTCTGTACATCCCCACTTTTGaggagtttaaaaaaatgaggatgAAAGACCAGAATCAGGTGTCCACTGCAGGGTCTGACGTCTCAGGTCCCCAATGTCCCACCGCTGGGGACGGAATAAATTCTCCGATCCGCATTGGACCCTCTCCGAGGACCCCGCTGCAATCTTCAAGCCAGGGAGGATCTGGTGACAACGGGCGGCGCAGGAGGTCCAGCTTGGAACCGGTCGGGTCAGTTCCGTTCCTGCCCCGTAAAGACCGTGGTGGGCGGCCCTCCAGTTGCTGCCCAGCACTTCTTCTGGAGGGAACCGATTTGTCCAGCTATGGTGCAAAATTCTACAAAATGAAGGACGGACTCATTGGATCAGCTCTGGACCTCATTAAGAAGAG ctGCAGTGCAGACATCTCCTCCGAGGCCCCCGTCCGGCTGTCAGCTGAGCGGGACAGAGACGCCACCGCCACCCCCCGCCAACCCCCTGCCGCCGTCTCCATGGCAACCGCGGCAGGAGCCGAGGCTGGCCACCAGACGCCCGCAGCAGCAGCAGAAGAAGAAGACGGCGAAGGCGAGGGAGCGGGAGAATGC CTGCCGGGGGTCTGCCGGCGTTCCAGCTCAGACGCCACGTACGAGCGATCGCAGGCAGCCGGCGATTGTCGTCTGCGAGCGCGCCGTGTCGACCTCATGCCGGCTAATGATGAGATGAAGGCAAAGATGGACGACGCATCACATGGACGATATCATCGCAGGGAGAGGGACAGCG CTCCTGCAGCACTTCGCGGCCACTCGGAACCGCCGCGTGATGAGCGTCCAGTAGGCTCTGATGAACTATTAAGCTCAGAACGGCGGCCAGGCCGCGGCCGGCGCCACCGTTGGAGCACCATCAGCAGCCTGAGTGCCGACAGTGGCGTGGTGGGCCTCAGTGAGGAGGatgacaacaatggcgagccccGACGGCGGCGACGCGGTGCCGAAGTGGAGCGGGCCGACAGCGGGATCGGACCTGGCCTTTCGCGAGCCTGGAAGCGACCCCCGTTGTGCGCAGACTGCGGTCGGCGGGACGAGGCGTCAGATGGCCAGAGCGCATGTGAACGTTGCGCCAAATCACGGGCGGAGCGCAAAGAGGCTGTGCTGGAGTTCCTCAACACAGAATGCAGCTACGGCGAGGACCTGAGGATCATCAAAGAGGAGTTTTACGAGCCCATGCGAGGCGCCGGACTGCTTAGCGCCGAGCAGCTAGCAGTGGTGTTCGCTAACGTTCAggagctcggcgacgtcaacgagAGGTTCACGGAACATTTGCAGGACGCCATCGAACACGCGTTGGACCGG GGTGACGAGGATCTGCTAACAGTGTCAGTGGGAGAGATCTTTCTAGAGTTCGTCAACATGCTCCCGGCCTTCCAGACGTACTGCCTTCAGCAGTCGGCCTCCGTCAACATGCTTAACGCGCTGGAGAAAGAGAAGGAACTGCTCAG GATCTTCCTGGACGTGTCCCAGAACGACAACACTGCCCTGCGCCGCATGAACCTGCGCTCGTTTCTCATGGCGCCTTTGCAGCGTGTCACCAAGTATCCGCTGCTCCTCAGCCGCCTGCTCAAAGTCACCCCTGAGAAGCACCCCGAATTCGGGCGTCTCCGCGAAGCCAAGAGCCGCGTGGAGGCCCATCTGGAGCATATCAACACTAAGACCAAACAGCAGGATGGCAACGGCGTGGCCTCCTGGTCCCTGCGGTCTTTCCGCCGCGACAGCCGCAAGAGCCGGGAGCCGGTGGACGCCGAAATGCGCGAGGCCTCCATCAAAACGCTGGGCTGGACCCGGGAGGACGCCCGCTTCGTTATGGAGGGCCCTCTGCAGCTCTCCCAGCCGGCTGACGGACAGTGGGTCAAGAAGGGGAGCAAGGCTCTCAAGTTCCAAAACGTCCAGAGTCTCCTCGTGGTCAGGACGCAGCCGTGCCAAGCAGGAGAAAGCGTCCAAGACGGAGTTTTGGTCCTCATCAAGGACAAGAGCGGCGGAAAGTTCACCGTCATGCGCGAACCCATCCGCCTGGCCAACTGTGTGGTGTCCATGGACCCTGAATGCCAGGACACCTTCGAGGTTCTGGACATCCGCCGTGAGGCCTTTGTCTTCCGGGCGGCCGACAAGTCCAGAACGCACAACTGGTTCAATCAGATGAAAAGGTACGCTCGCGACTTGGGTGCCTGGCGCAAGAGACGCAACGCTTTACCCAACATCATGATTAACACTGCTCAGAGTCGGTCCTGA